The following are encoded together in the Melitaea cinxia chromosome 22, ilMelCinx1.1, whole genome shotgun sequence genome:
- the LOC123664392 gene encoding uncharacterized protein LOC123664392: MESIKESLNVSDIYKEDDLEDLDDDAPFFTFVWYLTLSCLCVVLVTVTLAAGRMIQIGQKTRTSQQRRTYMGSRQRPSDSQSDPTVFVSPANLPPPPKYEAMAPPSYEEVVGVHYPNFQAPVQPINQPITQPITAALAQSSNTTNESDNSANSNANARSNGDVTTSTVVTVMNERTQVTVTAS, translated from the exons ATGGAATCTATAAAAGAATCTTTAAATGTTAGTGATATTTATAAAGAAGATGATCTGGAAGATCTTGATGACGATGCGcccttttttacttttgtttggtATTTAACTCTGTCGTGTCTGTGTGTTGTGTTAGTAACTGTCACACTTGCGGCTGGAAGGATGATACAAATAG GACAAAAAACGCGAACCTCGCAGCAAAGACGAACATATATGGGTTCGCGACAGAGGCCTTCGGATTCACAGTCAGACCCAACAGTTTTTGTCAGTCCTGCCAACTTGCCCCCACCGCCCAAATATG AGGCGATGGCGCCGCCTAGTTACGAGGAGGTAGTCGGTGTTCACTACCCAAATTTCCAAGCTCCGGTTCAACCAATCAACCAACCGATCACTCAGCCAATCACAGCGGCGCTGGCTCAAAGCTCAAATACGACAAACGAAAGCGACAATAGCGCTAACAGTAACGCAAACGCTCGAAGCAACGGTGACGTCACGACTTCGACAGTTGTAACCGTCATGAACGAAAGGACGCAAGTCACAGTCACGGCTTCGTGA